The stretch of DNA CACGGGGTTTCCGCCGGGGGTTCTCCACCCACGGTTAAGTCCGCTTCATCCATCTTCTCGGTTAAAATTTCGGTAAACCGGGCGTCATCATATACATCCGGAATATAGGAAGTAAATTCCTGTTCCTCTCCGTTTACCAAACGGACACCATCCACGGAACGCTCCTGGGTATTAATTGAAACGATCTGGTCATTCATTAAGTCCTGGTATAGTTCCGAAAACTCTATATCTTCGATCTCTTGGGCTTCCATTCCCCATCTTTGTACAATTAAGAGCAGTACAATAAAAATTAAGATGTAAAAACTAGCACCACGGAAAAATTTCCTCAACAAAAGTCCTCCTCTCATTCTCCTGTTCATTTAAACACTTTAAATATTTTAACACAAGGATTTTTAAAAAACAACTGGAACCCTTGCTTTACTCCAAAATTCTATCATTTCACAAGCCGAATGGAAAGTATTCGTTGAGTTTCCTCCGTGACTTTATATTTATCACTTATTCGATACCCCACTACCCATAAAATATCTTTTTCATGACAGATCAGGGGGATTAAATCCCTCTCCCGCCGATCCACTTTGCAGTCAATCAAAAAGTCCTTCAGCTTTTTTTTCCCGGAAAGACCCAGGGGCCAAAACCGGTCTCCCTCTCTTCGGTTTCTGACAAGGATCTTTCCCTTAATTTTGTCATAATCGAAGTATTTCACAAACTTATCCCTGCTGACTTTAGACACCTCATCCTTGGAAAACACCTTCAGTTCAAAACTTGCCTTCAAGGGATGGACATAGGTGATCTCTCCCACTGCCAGTTCTTCCTTAAAAGACTCCACGTCTTCTTTGCTTCCCCGGGTGAAAATCAGTTTGTCATAACTGATGAAGGCTTCAAGGTTCATCGGTAAGTGGAGGGCTTTTCCCGTCGCTTTTTTTGCCAGCAGCCCCAAGAGGTTTTGCACCTGCTGATAACTTAACAGCTCTCCCCTTCCCAAGAGCTCTTCCCCGGCCCGTCGAAGGATCCGGGCTTTGATTGCCGGGTGCTGCTTTTCTAAGGCGGGAATCGAAAAAGATACCTGATCTTTTTTCTCAAAACACACCAGCTCTTTATACCTACCTTCCCCTTCTTGTTCAAGGTAATCATAATCCTCTTTTAAAATGTTCGCGGTTTTCACCAGGCTTTGTAAGACGGAAGGGTTGTAGTTTTCCTCCAGGTAGGGAATCAGTTCTCGGCGGATTTTGTTGCGGTGATAAATACTGGTTAAGTTTGTTTGATCGGTCCGGGGAGCTAAATTATGATCGTTGCAGTAAGCCTCGATTTCCCCGCGGGACACATCAAGCAGAGGACGAATAACCTGATCCCTTTTATACTGGATCGCCGTAAGGCCCTGCATTCCTGTGCCTCGCAAAAGACGCATCAATACGGTCTCCGCCTGATCGTTTTTGTTGTGCCCCACCGCAATTTTGGAGGCCCCCACTTTTTTCAGGACTTCCTCAAAGAACTCATACCGAAGGATTCGCCCCGCCTGTTCCGAGGTTAGCTGCTGCTCTTTGGCATAGGTCTGCACATCCATGCTTTTGACAAAACAGATAATGTCCAGTTCCTCACATAGGTTCAGGACGTACTGGGCATCCATCTGGGCGTCGATTCCCCGGATATTATGATTTAAATGAGCCCCGTATACTTCAATCCCCAAACGGGATTTCAATCGATGGAGTAAATGCAGCAAGGTTACGGAATCCGGTCCTCCGGAAACCGCCACTACAATTTTATCTTCGGCTTTTAGCAATCGGTGCTCATCAATGGTATTCAATAGTTGTTTTACGATGCTTTCTTCGGTTGTTTCGTCACTCTTCATAGAATCTCCTCACTTTATAGAGTACCTATTCATTATGATAACATAAGATGCCCCTATAGCCTATGGCATATTTGTGCTCTATGAGGTTTTTTTTACCCTTCCAGGAAATCCATGGCAGTTTTAGCATACAGGGCGGCCACCATACCCAGTCGATTTTCATCAATGTCAAAATGAGGGTTGTGAAGATTGTACACCAAATTCTTTTCCTCATCATAATTTCCGATTCTCAAAAAGGTTCCCGGAATTCTTTCCAGATAAAAGGCAAAATCCTCTCCGGCCATGGAGGGCTTCTTTCCCTCCAACACCCGTTCTTTGCCCAGAAGTTCCTCTGCAACCCCTTGGGCAAATTCCGTAAACTCTTCATTATTAATGGTTGCCGGGTATAAATGGGTGATTTTCAGGGAGTAATCCGCTCCGTAATAGTCTGTAACATTTTTTACGATGTTTTCAATTTTCTCCGGGAGGGCCAGCCTCAGTTCATTGTTTAAGGTTCGAAAGGTTCCCTTTAACAGGGCTTTATCCGGCATAACATTATAGGTTTCTCCCGCCTGAAAGGAGCAGATGGATATCACCAGATTTTCCAAAGGGTCCATCCCTCGGCTGGTTAAACTTTGTAACCGCTGAAGAATTTCCTGGCCGATCAGAATCGGATCAATATTTTCATGGGGCCTGGCCGCATGTCCGCCTTTTCCGTGAATTTCCAGGTACAATTGTCCCGTGGAAGCCATCACCGGTCCCTTGACCACCTCAACGCTTCCCCCCGGGGTGTCCGGCCAAACATGGCCTCCGAGGATTGCCTCTACCTTGGGATTATCCAATACCCCTTCTTCAATCATGGGTTTTGCTCCCCCGGTGCTCTCCTCCGCCGGTTGAAAGATGAATTTCACATTTCCCTTTAATCGGGACTGATATTTTTTCAGCAATTTAGCCGCGCCGATCACATAGGTCATATGGGCGTCATGGCCGCAGGCATGCATTTTCCCCGACACCTTCGATCGGTAGGATGCGGTGCTCTCCTCCTGTAAGGGGAGGGCATCCATATCTGCCCGAAGAGCAATGGTTTTCCCCGGTGCTTTTCCTCTCAACAATGCCACCACTCCGGTTTTCGCCACTCCCGTTGTCACTTCCAGTCCTATATCCTTTAAAATCTTTGCAATCATGGCCCCGGTTCTTTCTTCTTCATATCCAAGTTCCGGATACTGATGCAACTGTCTTCGGATTTCGATCAGCTCTTCTTTTAATGCCTCGCCGCTTTTTAGCCAGGGTATATTCATGGTTTGCCTCCTCTACAACACTTTTTTTACGACCATGGTTTTCCTTTCCTTGAATTCCATAGCTCTCCCTAAACTTCAGAAAGTTTTGCATCCCGGATCTGCAAGGTTTTGCATCAGTCCTTGGGATTGTTCAGCTTTAAACTGAAATAAAAGGTGCTTCCTCTTCCCAACTCGCTCTCCATCCATATTTTCCCTTTCATTAAGTCCACCATGCTCTTGGCGATGGTAAGGCCCAGTCCGGTGCCTCCATATCTTCGGTTAAAGGCCCCTTCGCTTTGGGTAAAGGGCTTGAAAATCCTCTGGCCCATTTCTCTGGAAATCCCTATTCCCGTATCCTGAATCGCGAACTGAATTTCCGAATAATATTTGGTCTTTTTCCTTGCACCGGCCCTCACATGGATTTCTCCCTGTTCCGTAAACTTCAGTGCATTGTTTAAAAGGTTTTCCAAAACCTGCATCACCTTTTCCCGGTCCCCGGATACCATCTTGGGGAGGGTTTCCTCCATATCCAGAAATAAAGAGACCCCCTTTTCCACCCCCTGGGGCTTATACTTAACCAGGAGTTCTTCCAGGAGCTCATGGGTATTAAACTTACGGTTTGCCAATTTCACATTATTGGTTTCGATTTTCGAAAGGTCCAGTACGTCCTGGATGACTTTGGAAAGATTTTTGGAGGATTGTTCAATTTCACCGATATATTCTCTTTGCTCTTCGTTTAATTCCGTATCCTTTAACAGATAAACAAAACCCAGAATCCCGTTCATGGGCGTATTGATCTCATGATTCATATTGGCTAAAAACTGATTTTTCATGTCGTTGGCCAGATGGGCCTGGTTTGCCAATCGATTGGAAGCCTTAATGGCTTTTTCAAGTTTTTTGTTGATGTATTCCAACTCCACCTGTGTTCTTAAGAGCTCATCTTCCTTTTTTCTTTTCTCCGTAATATTATTGCCGATGCCCCGATATTCCAGAATCTCTTTCCCCTCTCCAATTTCCGGATACTCGGTGAGCTGCAGGGTTTTGATATTATGGTTTTTATCAAAAACCTCGATAGGATAGGTTCTTTTTCCTTTACCGGGACTTTCACTGGTATTGGATTTAAGCCGGCACATATCCATTTTCTTATTGATGGGATTATTGGTAAGAAAATTTCTGAATTGGCTGATAAACTCCTCACTGGTAAATCCTAATATATTTTTAATCGATGCACTCATATAGGTAAAGTCTCCGTCGGGATTTCGAGAATAAAAAAAATATTCATCCCCGAAAGTCTCCAGGATCTGTTGTATTTTTTTGTCACTTCCCCAGCTTTCTTCCGTAATCATGCTAATTCCTCCATGGTCAAGATATACTGTCTAGGTTTCTACCCGATTTATCACTTTTAAAACTTCCCTAACAGAAAAAACTGCAGAGATTTTTCTCTCCACAGTCTAGCGTTGCCTGTTGCTTTATTTCCTTTGGAAAGACCCTGTCCTACAGCGGTTCTATAAAGCGCCCTAGCCAAGAGCCTTTAGAACTCCCTTGTTATTGGTTTCTTTTGAACAGTCGTTTCGGAATCTTTTTCGCCATCATGCCATTGTACTTCAGCACCGGGCGAAGATCCTTCCAATCGAAAATCGCCGGCGCTTTGGGTCGCATCAGGGAGCCCAGCACCTCTTTAAGGGACCATTCCCCGGATTTCAAGTAGCCCCTTACGGCCCACAAATCCTCGTAAAGATACCAAAAAACCCGGTTTTTTGTTTCCCGAACCTCTTGGGGGGGCAAGGGGTTTCCCGTGAGATCCCGGTAAAGAATATAGGGCATGTTCAGTCCGATTTTTTCCAGCAAGGTGTTAAAGTTCACAATCCGCACATTGATTTCCATCAAATAGTACCTACCATTGTTTTCATCTTTTTTGAACTCCAACTCGGCGAAGCCTTTAAATCCGATATCCTCTAAAATCTTCTTTCCGTAATCGAAAATATCTTCATTGTAATAATGTTCCGTGTACACCGAGGCTCCGTAATCATTAGGATATAACCTTAATAAGTGGAAGCTGCTGCAATGACTTACCCTTCCCGAGGCATTCACATAGGCATCAAAGGTATATTTGTTGGTATCGGGACCTTCAATGATCCTCTGCACCACCACCTTTAGATCCCTGCTTTCAGCTTTTTCAATGGCTTCGGTCAGCTCCTGTTCATTTTGAACCTTGAAAAGCTTTTTGCGAAAGGTCTTCACAAAACTATGGGAGTCCACCGGCTTGACCACACAGGGATAGCCCAACTCTTCCCGGACCTTTTTATAGAG from Isachenkonia alkalipeptolytica encodes:
- the tilS gene encoding tRNA lysidine(34) synthetase TilS; the encoded protein is MKSDETTEESIVKQLLNTIDEHRLLKAEDKIVVAVSGGPDSVTLLHLLHRLKSRLGIEVYGAHLNHNIRGIDAQMDAQYVLNLCEELDIICFVKSMDVQTYAKEQQLTSEQAGRILRYEFFEEVLKKVGASKIAVGHNKNDQAETVLMRLLRGTGMQGLTAIQYKRDQVIRPLLDVSRGEIEAYCNDHNLAPRTDQTNLTSIYHRNKIRRELIPYLEENYNPSVLQSLVKTANILKEDYDYLEQEGEGRYKELVCFEKKDQVSFSIPALEKQHPAIKARILRRAGEELLGRGELLSYQQVQNLLGLLAKKATGKALHLPMNLEAFISYDKLIFTRGSKEDVESFKEELAVGEITYVHPLKASFELKVFSKDEVSKVSRDKFVKYFDYDKIKGKILVRNRREGDRFWPLGLSGKKKLKDFLIDCKVDRRERDLIPLICHEKDILWVVGYRISDKYKVTEETQRILSIRLVK
- a CDS encoding M20 metallopeptidase family protein is translated as MNIPWLKSGEALKEELIEIRRQLHQYPELGYEEERTGAMIAKILKDIGLEVTTGVAKTGVVALLRGKAPGKTIALRADMDALPLQEESTASYRSKVSGKMHACGHDAHMTYVIGAAKLLKKYQSRLKGNVKFIFQPAEESTGGAKPMIEEGVLDNPKVEAILGGHVWPDTPGGSVEVVKGPVMASTGQLYLEIHGKGGHAARPHENIDPILIGQEILQRLQSLTSRGMDPLENLVISICSFQAGETYNVMPDKALLKGTFRTLNNELRLALPEKIENIVKNVTDYYGADYSLKITHLYPATINNEEFTEFAQGVAEELLGKERVLEGKKPSMAGEDFAFYLERIPGTFLRIGNYDEEKNLVYNLHNPHFDIDENRLGMVAALYAKTAMDFLEG
- a CDS encoding PAS domain-containing sensor histidine kinase codes for the protein MITEESWGSDKKIQQILETFGDEYFFYSRNPDGDFTYMSASIKNILGFTSEEFISQFRNFLTNNPINKKMDMCRLKSNTSESPGKGKRTYPIEVFDKNHNIKTLQLTEYPEIGEGKEILEYRGIGNNITEKRKKEDELLRTQVELEYINKKLEKAIKASNRLANQAHLANDMKNQFLANMNHEINTPMNGILGFVYLLKDTELNEEQREYIGEIEQSSKNLSKVIQDVLDLSKIETNNVKLANRKFNTHELLEELLVKYKPQGVEKGVSLFLDMEETLPKMVSGDREKVMQVLENLLNNALKFTEQGEIHVRAGARKKTKYYSEIQFAIQDTGIGISREMGQRIFKPFTQSEGAFNRRYGGTGLGLTIAKSMVDLMKGKIWMESELGRGSTFYFSLKLNNPKD
- a CDS encoding carboxylate--amine ligase, giving the protein MEKHQAVVLGSNYYIGLSTVRCLGKMGVPVTTVDYNQEEAYGSYSKYVTSSLIGPYYKEDPEGFIDYLMAYGKKQERPPVLIPTADPYVEMVDRYWDRLKTVYLLPDIPQGYLSTIVDKDRLYAMMKEGGILVPETLEISEDNLYKKVREELGYPCVVKPVDSHSFVKTFRKKLFKVQNEQELTEAIEKAESRDLKVVVQRIIEGPDTNKYTFDAYVNASGRVSHCSSFHLLRLYPNDYGASVYTEHYYNEDIFDYGKKILEDIGFKGFAELEFKKDENNGRYYLMEINVRIVNFNTLLEKIGLNMPYILYRDLTGNPLPPQEVRETKNRVFWYLYEDLWAVRGYLKSGEWSLKEVLGSLMRPKAPAIFDWKDLRPVLKYNGMMAKKIPKRLFKRNQ